A single genomic interval of Coccidioides posadasii str. Silveira chromosome 1, complete sequence harbors:
- the CNB1 gene encoding Calcineurin subunit B (EggNog:ENOG410PG8E~COG:T~BUSCO:13876at33183), whose amino-acid sequence MTEQDNNAESYDATKRQQTSSSSQVLNDIVSGSNFDHEEVDRLWKRFMKLDRDKSGTIERDEFLSLPQVSSNPLSTRMIAIFDEDGGGDVDFQEFVSGLSAFSSKGNKEEKLRFAFKVYDIDRDGFISNGELFIVLKMMVGSNLKDMQLQQIVDKTIMEADLDGDGRISFEEFTRMVENTDVSMSMTLDQF is encoded by the exons ATGActgaacaagacaacaatGCAGAATCATATGACGCAACAAAGCGGCAGCAAACCAGTTCCAGCTCGCAAGTCCTAAATGATATTGTGTCAGGATCTAATT TTGATCATGAAGAAGTTGACAGGCTGTGGAAACGCTTCATGAAGTTGGATAGA GATAAATCTGGCACTATCGAGCGTGATGAATTCCTTTCCCTCCCACAAGTCTCTTCGAACCCGCTTTCAACCCG AATGATAGCCATCTTTGACGAAGACGGCGGTGGTGATGTCGATTTCCAAGAATTTGTGTCCGGCCTATCAGCGTTCAGCTCAAAGGGCAACAAAGAGGAGAAACTCCGTTTCGCATTCAAAGTATACGATATCGACCGCGACGGTTTTATTTCCAACGGAGAATTGTTCATTGTATTGAAGATGATGGTGGGAAGTAATTTGAAGGATATGCAGCTACAGCAGATTGTTGACAAGACGATCATGGAAGCTGATTTGGACGGCGACGGGAGAATAAGTTTCGAGGAATTTACAAGGATGGTGGAAAATACAGATGTTAGTATGAGTATGACATTGG ATCAATTCTAA
- a CDS encoding uncharacterized protein (EggNog:ENOG410PI4F~COG:S~BUSCO:6954at33183) gives MNTGAEDEFAQRSNGFMGWLKQHPGVRVNPKIRIADLRPTGAGRGVVACEEIVQDEELFAIPEDLVLSVANSKIKDRINFADENFDTWLSLIVTMIFEYLQGGVSKWSPYFGVLPTDFDTLMFWTENELRELQGSSVLDKIGKQETDQVILDKVLPVVLEHPDLFPPVNGLASFDSPSGKEVVLQLAHRMGTLIMAYAFDIEMDQDEDQDGEDGYVTDDEQEKAKGMVPLADLLNADAHRNNARLFQEDGYFIMRSIAPISIEMEIFNDYGELPRSDLLRRYGYITENYAPYDVVEISLEAICNIAGVEEGCCQLELLEDAGVLEDGYALSRPEGDAITTEAIPAELLILLRTLRSPRKDLDQMRKKGKLPKAELDKPCARLLVEILQNRQKDYPTTIAQDDELLQALGSSQVHRREMAVRVRKGEKEILQLLLDKLLMYINGTAETEKGQPKRPMAQTAQERKKQRMK, from the exons ATGAACACTGGTGCAGAGGATGAGTTTGCCCAGAGGTCCAACGGTTTTATGGGCTGGCTCAAACAACACCCTGGGGTAAGGGTAAACCCCAAGATTAGAATTGCGGATCTGAGGCCCACTGGTGCTGGCAGAGGCGTTG TCGCGTGTGAAGAGATTGTCCAGGATGAAGAGTTGTTTGCCATTCCTGAAGATTTAGTGCTCAGCGTTGCGAACTCGAAGATAAAAGACCGTATAAACTTTGCTGATGAGAACTTCGATACTTGGTTATCCCTCATTGTTACCATGATTTTCGAGTATCTTCAGGGTGGGGTATCGAAGTGGTCACCATATTTTGGCGTCCTTCCCACAGATTTCGACACACTCATGTTTTGGACAGAAAATGAACTTCGCGAACTACAAGGAAGCTCAGTCTTGGACAAGATCGGAAAACAGGAGACTGATCAAGTTATTTTGGATAAAGTCCTGCCAGTTGTTCTTGAACATCCTGACCTTTTCCCGCCGGTCAATGGACTCGCTTCATTCGACTCCCCGAGTGGTAAGGAAGTCGTACTTCAATTGGCTCACCGGATGGGCACACTTATTATGGCGTATGCCTTTGATATCGAGATGGATCAAGATGAAGACCAAGATGGCGAGGATGGCTATGTTACGGATGATGAACAGGAGAAGGCGAAGGGAATGGTTCCCCTCGCGGATCTGCTCAATGCAGATGCTCATCGAAATAAT GCTCGGCTTTTTCAGGAGGATGGATATTTCATTATGAGGTCCATAGCGCCCATTAGCATCGAAATGGAGATCTTTAACGACTATGGTGAACTTCCCCGCTCAGACCTCCTTAGGCGATACGGGTACATCACCGAAAATTACGCTCCATATGATGTTGTCGAGATCTCCCTCGAGGCAATTTGCAACATAGCCGGTGTTGAGGAAGGTTGCTGTCAG CTTGAGCTTCTAGAAGATGCCGGAGTTCTCGAAGATGGATATGCCCTCTCCCGACCTGAGGGTGACGCCATCACAACGGAGGCCATCCCGGCGGAGTTGCTTATCCTCTTGCGAACCTTGAGGAGTCCTCGAAAAGATTTGGATCAGATgagaaagaagggaaaatTGCCCAAGGCGGAGCTTGACAAACCTTGTGCGAGGCTCTTGGTCGAGATCCTCCAAAATCGGCAAAAGGATTACCCCACAACAATTGCGCAAGACGACGAATTGCTTCAAGCTCTTGGTTCCTCGCAGGTCCATCGCCGAGAAATGGCTGTTCGAGTGAGGAAAGGGGAGAAAGAAATATTGCAACTCCTCCTCGACAAACTCCTCATGTATATCAATGGAACCGCGGAAACGGAAAAAGGGCAACCGAAACGGCCCATGGCCCAAACTGCgcaagaaaggaaaaagcaaagaatgaaataa
- the RPC19 gene encoding RNA polymerase subunit AC19 (EggNog:ENOG410PQX3~COG:K): protein MPSSVRSNDRDQTMADDAPLNDTEMQEQNPDELEEEIHAAEFEKQRITVLPGASETAASFQFEGEDHTLGNALRYIIMKNPDVEFCGYTMPHPSETKMNLRIQTYASTNVFEVLDKGLSDLIDLCDVVTETFTTARDDFETNKMQ from the exons ATGCCATCCTCCGTGCGATCCAATGACCGTGACCAAACAATGGCCGACGACGCGCCGTTGAATGACACGGAAATGCAGGAGCAAAACCCGGATGAACTAGAGGAAGAGATTCACGCGGCGGAGTTTGAGAAACAGAGAATCACAGTT TTGCCAGGCGCTTCCGAGACGGCGGCATCGTTCCAGTTCGAAGGAGAGGATCATACACTAGGAAACGCGCTGAGATATATTATAATGAAGAA TCCCGACGTTGAATTTTGTGGCTACACCATGCCCCATCCTTCAGAGACAAAGATGAACCTTCGCATCCAAACCTATG CCTCGACGAATGTATTTGAAGTGCTTGACAAAGGATTGAGTGACCTCATTGACCTTTGCGATGTTGTAACAGAGACTTTCACAACTGCAAGAGATGATTTTGAAACGAATAAAATGCAATAA
- the LOC1 gene encoding 66S preribosome component LOC1 (EggNog:ENOG410PPYM~COG:Z~BUSCO:16513at33183): protein MAPNRGASSSKQSNKSASKKSSSSSTLASKSRVSKSSANKNAKRPPPKEVKTKARTEKALQKKTKKREYTEKELNLPALNMITPVGVQKPRGKKKGKVFVDDQESMMTILAMVNAEKEGQIESKIMKARQMEEIREARRKEAEARQEQRKFKYEETKELLKRKRKNGGKEQQAKKDNDQSTTPPKKPNKKRVAFA, encoded by the exons ATGGCACCAAACAGAGGAGCTTCCTCCTCTAAGCAATCGAACAAATCTGCCTCCAAAAAGTCCTCTTCCTCATCTACCCTGGCATCGAAATCTCGAGTTTCAAAATCCTCTGCAAACAAGAACGCTAAACGTCCACCCCCAAAAGAAGTTAAAACCAAAGCCCGGACGGAGAAAGCCCTCCAGAAAAAGACGAAGAAGCGGGAGTATACGGAGAAGGAATTGAATTTGCCCGCGCTCAATATGATTACACCTGTCGGTGTGCAGAAACCAAgagggaagaagaaagggaagGTTTTTGTGGATGATCAA GAGAGTATGATGACTATTCTAGCAATGGTTAACGCTGAAAAGGAAGGTCAGATTGAATCGAAGATTATGAAAGCGAGACAGATGGAAGAAATCCGTGAAGCCAGAAGGAAAGAAGCAGAGGCGAGACAAGAACAGAGGAAATTCAAATAT GAAGAAACTAAGGAATTATTGAAACGGAAGCGGAAAAACGGCGGAAAAGAGCAACAAGCAAAGAAAGATAATGATCAGTCAACTACACCTCCGAAAAAGCCGAATAAGAAACGCGTTGCTTTCGCCTGA
- the EPL1 gene encoding Enhancer of polycomb-like protein 1 (EggNog:ENOG410PIYR~COG:K~BUSCO:5186at33183), translated as MSRLGGMMRSTRPKKLTPKQPIPIYRDHQIDLAEDDLQTTLQNIETGVEKAEESEYHLQAAINAASLGNASQKAHIPTPETVTSSLQYDKLYPPTFSQPATYIRFSSTVEDCCGCPYNMVEEDDIALKIMNQKADASTQCTEDQFEELMSFFEETAHTKQPFAAVDNPPVIPYEEMEECFDGIDDENLKKFSKGVYEHWKLRRNKLGNCPLQPSLKFECGQDTDDSDPYVCFRRREVRQARKTRGRDAQSAEKLRRLRKELEDARQLVALVRQREIARKEQFTIDRQLFMQRAEVKEMKRKLGITDDDEDLINQKPKKKPTEVATTARPTIPQLRTPARPAGQPVDELRLLEDVQADKENEISRDIKQNVVKHAKWNEGYVDMTRAPLTPKPPQQTFDGSDFRPAITEYLPTPPTSESSDAMQDVSREGPDDKFAVIHKTTDTTDDQSRRGMPCFRRRIGRGGRTMIDRRNLPFRSRNDIDPLQLDRFKYDQDDDEVDPVYERDEFNIQIMQHRAYLHAKSSRDQAIQAQLQAQAQAAAQNGRRLPVGSQGGGNPTAPNPPPKAPQPSSLNPLPS; from the exons ATGTCGCGGCTCGGGGGAATGATGCGGTCTACGCGACCCAAAAAACTCACACCAAAGCAACCTATACCCATCTACAGGGATCACCAAATCGACCTTGCGGAAGATGATCttcaaacaacattacaaAATATTGAAACCGGCGTTGAGAAGGCCGAGGAGAGC GAATACCATCTTCAGGCTGCCATTAATGCGGCGTCCCTTGGAAATGCATCGCAGAAAGCGCATATTCCCACGCCGGAGACGGTTACCAGCTCCCTTCAATATGACAAATTGTATCCCCCAACGTTCTCGCAGCCCGCAACATATATACGATTCTCATCGACGGTCGAAGATTGTTGCGGGTGTCCATATAATAtggtggaggaggatgatATCGCTTTGAAGATCATGAACCAAAAAGCGGATGCGTCGACGCAATGCACCGAAGATCAAtttgaagagttgatgaGCTTCTTCGAAGAGACGGCGCATACGAAGCAGCCTTTCGCGGCAGTTGACAATCCTCCTGTAATTCCGTATGAAGAAATGGAAGAGTGTTTCGACGGAATAGATGACGAAAATCTGAAAAAGTTTTCCAAGGGCGTGTACGAACACTGGAAATTGAGACGGAATAAGCTTGGCAATTGTCCGCTCCAACCAAGCCTAAAG TTCGAATGCGGACAGGACACCGACGACAGCGACCCGTATGTATGCTTCCGACGTAGAGAGGTCCGACAAGCCCGTAAAACTCGCGGCAGAGATGCACAAAGCGCGGAGAAGCTCCGTCGCCTTAGAAAAGAACTAGAGGATGCCAGGCAGCTGGTTGCTCTAGTCCGACAGCGCGAAATTGCAAGAAAAGAACAATTTACCATCGATAGACAATTGTTCATGCAGCGCGCTGAGGTCAAGGAAATGAAGCGCAAACTGGGTATCacagatgatgatgaagatctCATCAACCAGAAG CCCAAGAAGAAACCAACAGAAGTCGCAACCACAGCACGGCCGACCATTCCTCAACTCCGTACTCCTGCAAGGCCAGCTGGGCAGCCAGTCGATGAATTGAGACTGCTGGAAGATGTCCAAGCTGACAAGGAAAATGAAATCTCCCGCGACATCAAACAGAATGTTGTAAAGCATGCAAAGTGGAATGAGGGATATGTAGATATGACTCGAGCACCACTTACCCCGAAACCTCCACAACAGACCTTCGATGGCTCTGATTTCCGACCAGCTATCACCGAATATCTCCCCACTCCACCCACCTCAGAGTCCTCCGACGCGATGCAAGACGTATCGAGAGAAGGGCCAGACGATAAATTTGCCGTAATACACAAAACCACAGATACAACCGATGACCAATCACGACGAGGAATGCCCTGCTTCCGCCGTCGCATTGGTAGAGGTGGTCGCACGATGATTGATCGCAGGAATCTCCCATTCCGTAGCAGGAATGATATCGATCCACTGCAATTAGATCGCTTCAAATATGACCAGGACGATGACGAGGTCGATCCGGTATATGAGCGAGATGAATTCAACATCCAGATAATGCAGCACAGAGCGTACCTTCACGCAAAATCGTCAAGAGATCAGGCGATCCAAGCTCAGCTTCAAGCTCAAGCCCAAGCCGCCGCACAAAACGGTAGACGTTTGCCAGTCGGTTCCCAAGGTGGTGGTAATCCAACTGCTCCAAATCCTCCCCCTAAAGCCCCTCAACCCTCGTCTCTTAATCCGCTCCCCTCATAG
- a CDS encoding uncharacterized protein (EggNog:ENOG410PQ5R~COG:S~BUSCO:9759at33183): MDGDSSQRKKYDLSAHGTAGGIGRSRPLHHSQESPINRFRDNNQPPASRGLHVDTVAHQSRNPSLHPYGGFEYAESASYNAPSLQGGPLQSGAMPYQQDFSTSSSRQNQSQATQQSGHQDQQQQQRIQQYDPGMVYNIAPQAQPHSPYDTASHYQPRHSAAIEVLATQFGVPQYYPTDESPATESTHYLTTQVQQTPYSQPHSATRSHIATSFPETMAGFNTSVAPEPPNPSERLREPSSGLEDAYNRYQQALRQTFENIRIGRLITASRSLLEMSEWLLGNAVDLGLVRDEEHLHTDRIKLWDEFNTCWLALCQKQKDTTQGMLESGPSSQEILTEEILNKMGKDLVRLCDRIEQYGLVDYQMGVWEEEILSVLSQCLDLLEEYEDTTSASRSQTGTVGR, from the exons ATGGATGGAGACAGCAGCCAGCGCAAGAAGTACGACCTCTCTGCGCACGGAACGGCTGGCGGCATAGGGAGGTCTCGGCCGCTTCATCACTCTCAGGAGAGTCCCATAAATCGCTTTAGGGATAACAATCAACCCCCAGCTTCTCGTGGGCTTCATGTGGATACGGTGGCACACCAGAGTCGTAATCCTTCACTCCACCCGTACGGTGGTTTCGAGTACGCCGAGTCAGCATCCTACAATGCACCATCGCTCCAAGGCGGGCCACTGCAGAGTGGAGCAATGCCCTATCAGCAAGATTTTtctacatcttcatccaGGCAAAATCAGTCGCAGGCGACGCAGCAGTCAGGCCATCAGGatcaacaacagcagcagcgaATACAGCAGTACGACCCCGGAATGGTTTACAATATTGCACCGCAGGCTCAACCGCATTCTCCATATGATACTGCTTCACATTATCAGCCACGGCACTCTGCAGCTATTGAAGTTCTGGCGACACAGTTTGGTGTTCCGCAGTACTACCCGACCGACGAGTCCCCAGCGACTGAATCCACCCATTACTTAACCACACAAGTTCAGCAGACCCCGTATTCCCAACCTCATTCTGCTACTCGCTCGCATATTGCGACTTCATTCCCCGAGACTATGGCCGGATTTAATACATCCGTTGCGCCGGAGCCTCCCAACCCGTCCGAACGGCTACGGGAGCCTTCATCTGGCCTGGAGGATGCATATAATCGGTACCAGCAAGCTTTAAGGCAAACGTTCGAAAATATTCGTATTGGCCGCCTGATTACTGCGAGTCGATCTCTTCTTGAAATGTCAGAATGGTTACTTGGGAATGCTGTGGACCTTG GTCTTGTACGCGACGAAGAACATTTACACACCGACCGCATCAAACTATGGGATGAATTTAATACGTGCTGGTTGGCCCTATgtcaaaagcaaaaagacACGACGCAAGGCATGTTGGAATCCGGGCCTTCATCGCAGGAAATTCTCACAGAAGAAATACTTAATAAAATGGGGAAAGATTTGGTTCGTTTATGTGACAGAATTGAACAATACGGTTTAGTTGATTATCAAATGGGTGTGTGGGAAGAGGAGATTCTAAGCG TTCTCAGCCAATGTCTCGATCTTTTGGAAGAATACGAAGACACGACTTCAGCCAGCCGCAGCCAAACAGGCACTGTCGGTCGCTAA
- the KAE1 gene encoding putative tRNA threonylcarbamoyladenosine biosynthesis protein kae1 (BUSCO:251158at4751~EggNog:ENOG410PG1E~COG:O~BUSCO:8164at33183) → MIAIGLEGSANKLGVGIILHPDNGGEPRVLANIRHTYVSPPGEGFLPKDTAKHHRKWVVSLVKAALKEAEIGVSDVDCICYTKGPGMGPPLQSVALAARTLSLLWGKQLVGVNHCVGHIEMGRYITGAQNPIVLYVSGGNTQVIAYSSQRYRIFGETLDIAVGNCLDRFARTLHISNDPAPGYNIEQLAKKGKRLVELPYTVKGMDCSFSGILAAIDALAAAYGLSGDQQAKENIGLTEDALKLKVDSVDKYNNEGGIPTREDLCFSLQETVFSMLVEITERAMAHVGSREVLIVGGVGCNERLQEMMGIMARDRGGNVFATDERFCIDNGIMIAQAGILAYKTGFTTKLEDSTCTQRFRTDEVFVQWRDD, encoded by the exons ATGATTGCCATCGGCCTTGAAGGATCAGCTAACAAGCTAGGGGTTGGTATTATCCTCCATCCAGATAATGGTGGCGAACCGCGAGTCCTCGCGAACATTCGTCACACTTATGTCTCCCCGCCCGGAGAAGGCTTTCTACCCAAGGACACAGCAAAACACCACCGCAAATGGGTGGTATCTTTAGTCAAAGCCGCATTGAAAGAGGCAGAAATTGGTGTTAGTGATGTTGATTGCATCTGCTATACCAAGGGACCTGGGATGGGACCCCCGTTACAGAGTGTAGCTCTGGCCGCCCGCACGCTGAGTTTACTCTGGGGGAAGCAATTGGTCGGGGTTAATCACTGCGTGGGAC ATATTGAAATGGGCCGTTATATCACTGGGGCCCAAAATCCCATCGTGCTCTACGTTTCCGGTGGGAACACCCAGGTGATTGCATACAGCTCCCAGCGATACCGCATCTTTGGGGAAACACTCGACATCGCCGTGGGTAACTGTCTCGACCGCTTTGCGCGCACGCTACATATCTCTAACGACCCTGCGCCCGGATACAATATCGAGCAATTGGCGAAGAAGGGCAAGAGACTGGTGGAGCTACCATATACCGTGAAGGGAATGGACTGTTCTTTCTCGGGAATTCTAGCCGCTATTGATGCATTAGCGGCAGCATATGGATTGAGTGGAGACCAACAAGCGAAGGAAAATATTGGCCTTACAGAGGATGCCCTGAAGCTCAAAGTTGATTCGGTGGACAAGTACAATAACGAAGGCGGAATCCCCACTCGAGAAGACCTCTGTTTCTCGTTGCAAGAAACCGTCTTCTCCATGCTGGTTGAGATAACGGAGCGCGCGATGGCACATGTCGGCTCTAGAGAAGTTCTTATCGTCGGCGGGGTGGGATGTAATGAGCGGTTGCAAGAGATGATGGGAATAATGGCTCGCGATCGAGGTGGGAACGTTTTTGCGACAGACGAGCGATTCTGCATTGATAACGGGATCATGATCGCTCAGGCAGGAATTTTGGCATATAAAACCGGATTCACAACCAAACTAGAGGATTCAACTTGTACACAGAGATTTAGGACGGATGAGGTATTTGTACAGTGGAGAGATGATTGA
- a CDS encoding uncharacterized protein (EggNog:ENOG410PH5Z~COG:S~MEROPS:MER0059846~BUSCO:5939at33183) — protein sequence MGLLSWMLPSGRVAFHHAPKSVLLPRKNPGPDDSKYISLSELCQAATPSICQLNPLLFNGHLQTAWTVVKNDDVPVYYKRWRFEANNPNYSGTFEVDFVVDQYDAAALSQVEENRDLPSRTTFFTEKEFAALPSEDTKPMLVLLHGLSGGSHELYLRHVVAPLLETGWEACVLNFRGCAQSKVTSSILYNARATWDVRQLVRWLREKFPNRPLFGIGFSLGANILTNYLGEEAEKCQLKAAVICSNPWNLEIGSLALQRTWLGLEVYSKVMGANMKRLFERHVDAVEKHPRVNVERVRNIKYLHEFDRELQAPVWGYPTETAYYRDASSIDSLFAIKIPFFAIQAEDDPISVKEALPYLEIQQTPYGVMCTTTWGGHLSWFEAGGSRWFTKPVTGFLNKLATEIDLESPLKVEDTTPAAQRIPANPAGELYGPTPNFQPMRRKCKMPLVNEDDE from the exons ATGGGCCTATTATCTTGGATGCTTCCCAGCGGTCGAGTTGCCTTCCACCACGCTCCCAAATCCGTTCTCCTCCCGCGCAAGAATCCTGGCCCTGATGATTCAAAGTATATCTCTCTTTCGGAGCTCTGCCAAGCTGCAACGCCTTCTATCTGCCAGCTAAACCCTCTTTTATTCAATGGGCACCTACAGACCGCATGGACGGTGGTGAAAAACGACGATGTTCCGGTCTACTACAAGAGGTGGAGGTTCGAGGCGAATAATCCCAACTACAGCGGGACGTTTGAGGTGGATTTCGTGGTTGACCAGTACGATGCGGCGGCCTTATCGCAAGTGGAGGAGAACAGGGACCTTCCATCCCGTACCACGTTCTTCACGGAGAAAGAGTTTGCGGCGCTGCCATCGGAAGATACGAAGCCAATGCTCGTCCTCCTGCACGGCCTGTCCGGAGGATCGCACGAGTTATACCTTCGGCATGTGGTTGCACCGTTGCTAGAGACTGGTTGGGAGGCGTGCGTTTTGAATTTCCGAGGGTGTGCACAGTCTAAGGTTACGAGCTCCATTTTGTACAATGCGCGCGCGACTTGGGACGTCCGGCAGTTGGTGAGGTGGTTGCGGGAAAAGTTCCCTAATAGACCGCTGTTTGGAATTGGTTTTTCGCTGGGTGCGAATATTTTAACGAAC TATCTCGGAGAGGAGGCTGAAAAGTGCCAGCTTAAAGCCGCAGTGATATGCTCAAATCCTTGGAACCTTGAAATTGGGTCGCTCGCTCTGCAGCGGACATGGCTAGGATTAGAAGTGTATTCAAAGGTTATGGGTGCCAACATGAAACGGCTTTTTGAGCG ACACGTCGACGCTGTAGAGAAGCATCCTCGCGTAAATGTTGAGCGAGTGAGGAATATAAAGTATCTCCACGAATTCGACCG CGAATTGCAAGCGCCCGTATGGGGTTATCCTACAGAGACCGCTTATTACCGAGATGCATCGTCAATTGACTCGCTTTTCGCTATTAAAATCCCATTCTTTGCCATCCAAGCGGAAGACGACCCC ATATCCGTAAAAGAGGCCCTTCCATACCTTGAAATTCAGCAGACACCATATGGGGTCATGTGCACTACAACCTGGGGTGGCCATTTGAGCTGGTTCGAGGCCGGCGGGTCTAGATGGTTTACTAAACCA GTCACCGGGTTCCTAAACAAACTGGCCACCGAGATCGACCTTGAATCACCACTCAAAGTAGAGGATACTACTCCTGCAGCGCAGCGCATCCCCGCCAATCCCGCCGGAGAGCTGTATGGGCCAACTCCTAACTTTCAGCCCATGCGGCGGAAATGCAAAATGCCTCTAGTCAACGAAGACGATGAATAG
- a CDS encoding uncharacterized protein (EggNog:ENOG410PPIW~COG:C~BUSCO:15805at33183) yields MVLNPTYLAQRTRSSVNWGDAKKRVLKSYREWLRASPEIQTMYSLNIPVSAIRTKIRQEFERHRYVNQLAAVDVLLFQSHAEYQETLNYWKQLSHVMKYFRVEEDPTAKLPKNFMQGFLEGRN; encoded by the exons ATGGTGCTGAACCCGACTTATTTGGCACAGCGGACGCGCTCAT CCGTCAATTGGGGAGATGCAAAAAAGAGAGTATTGAAGTCATATCGGGAATGGCTTAGGGCG TCGCCTGAGATCCAAACAATGTACTCGCTCAACATTCCCGTCTCCGCTATCCGTACAAAGATCCGACAGGAGTTTGAACGCCATCGATACGTTAACCAGTTAGCCGCTGTCGATGTGCTTCTATTCCAGAGCCATGCTGAATATCAG GAAACTCTGAATTACTGGAAGCAGCTCTCTCATGTGATGAAATACTTCCGTGTTGAGGAGGATCCAACGGCAAAGCTCCCCAAAAACTTCATGCAGGGCTTTCTAGAA GGTCGGAATTGA